The following are encoded in a window of Roseimaritima ulvae genomic DNA:
- a CDS encoding phage tail tape measure protein, whose protein sequence is MAIGPTVWKLVADPRKFTEGLTVTRRELAAARKVTEQMTTPQEKFGEQLSQLRSLLNKNTISVETYRRAEAALYAEQPKNVAAREATIKAEQKAASIREKTMTTERKLAREAKEAREALKAGTLTQAEYNRYRKELVAQMPSVIAAEAARNKQLLAARQIIHGVTTATERYRKNVLEARSALKRGDITRQQYLRHLQQLKRELPAVRREEERRRKLQQEAAAITSRMVSAEARHIAELRKLNEMLRRGYLSQGNYNRRVRELNAMLPRTESMLRRTGRAMLGMRMPPLSFAGYSVGIFGAVMATRSLITTNEAFEQSMASSLAITKDVSPQIRKEMELTARQVAYQTKFSTAEAGQAYYYLFSAGMDAAGALKAMPQVAKFAQAGMFDLAQATDLATDAQSALGLRSDDATKNLAGLARVTDVLVRGAQLANASVEEFSLALTNKAGPAARLVGKDIEEMVSVLAVYADQGLKAQVAGTAIAIVLRDLQTQAIKNADAWAKNKVAVFDAGGEMRKLADIITDLEKRMVGLSDQAKKELLLELGFSDKSMAFTTQLIGTSDQIRKYEEELRSAGNATQEVADKQIPALTAALERLKASWSLFSDGASELAAPFIDSMAGTKEEVGMLNTAFAKTLDLLEVFGMGWDLASLGVKALMNPLASVNMMILVGKAYVHDWLYSLGLVSGQTRLAVLGEIEEFKRENKAFLDETDTIIDGLSEKFMAPQSAGEKYLESLRRMREPLDSAQGVNGPDEADQAAQKELSRLAAEREAAETAAEAVAKARDDQANAARDRVEQTKKLIDTMKEEVATYGMSAEQKRIHRMMALGASTEEIAQVKKLQAELAKLRKEEAERARIQQALESTKTPEEKRAEKIQEIRGWLQRGMVTMVDAMKLMKQVREEFEKPLTLGTVDGIDAVKFGSAEMVRSVAARRQQLLLERQQAAREAKVNQPMRQPPRREVTIHTEVVPALQNDGTEGKESNRLLTSINDGIRVLVDKIPALSGSDI, encoded by the coding sequence ATGGCCATCGGCCCCACCGTTTGGAAACTGGTCGCCGACCCTCGCAAATTTACCGAGGGTTTGACCGTCACGCGCCGGGAGTTGGCTGCCGCTCGCAAGGTCACCGAGCAGATGACCACGCCGCAAGAGAAATTCGGCGAGCAACTGAGTCAGCTGCGGAGCTTGCTCAACAAAAACACGATCAGCGTGGAAACGTACCGCCGAGCCGAGGCGGCATTGTACGCCGAGCAACCCAAAAATGTGGCGGCCCGGGAGGCGACGATCAAGGCCGAACAAAAGGCCGCTTCGATCCGTGAAAAGACGATGACCACGGAACGAAAACTGGCACGCGAAGCCAAGGAGGCTCGCGAAGCGCTGAAGGCTGGCACGTTGACGCAAGCCGAATACAACCGCTACCGCAAGGAACTGGTGGCACAGATGCCGTCGGTGATCGCTGCCGAGGCGGCGAGAAACAAACAGTTGTTGGCCGCTCGCCAAATTATCCACGGCGTCACGACCGCGACGGAGCGGTACCGGAAAAACGTTTTAGAGGCACGGTCGGCACTAAAACGCGGCGACATCACTCGGCAGCAGTACCTTCGCCATCTGCAACAACTGAAACGTGAACTGCCCGCCGTGCGACGCGAGGAAGAACGGCGGAGAAAGCTTCAACAGGAGGCGGCCGCAATCACCAGCCGTATGGTCAGTGCCGAAGCACGTCACATTGCGGAGCTGCGAAAGCTGAACGAAATGCTGCGGCGAGGCTATCTGTCGCAGGGAAACTACAACCGCCGCGTTCGTGAGTTGAACGCGATGCTGCCGCGAACGGAATCGATGTTGCGGCGGACGGGCCGGGCGATGTTGGGAATGCGGATGCCTCCGTTGTCGTTTGCCGGGTACAGCGTGGGGATCTTCGGTGCCGTGATGGCGACCCGCAGCCTGATCACGACCAACGAAGCGTTTGAACAGTCCATGGCCAGCAGTCTAGCGATCACCAAGGATGTCAGCCCCCAGATCCGCAAAGAGATGGAGCTGACGGCCCGTCAGGTGGCCTACCAAACTAAATTCTCCACCGCCGAGGCTGGGCAAGCCTATTACTACTTGTTCTCAGCGGGAATGGATGCGGCCGGTGCGCTGAAGGCGATGCCGCAGGTGGCGAAATTCGCTCAAGCCGGGATGTTTGACTTGGCCCAGGCAACGGATCTGGCGACGGACGCTCAATCAGCTCTCGGTTTGCGTTCGGACGATGCCACGAAGAACTTGGCCGGTCTGGCCCGAGTGACGGATGTGCTGGTTCGTGGGGCCCAGTTGGCGAATGCATCCGTTGAAGAATTCAGCTTGGCATTGACCAACAAGGCCGGCCCCGCAGCGCGACTGGTTGGCAAAGACATCGAGGAAATGGTGTCCGTTCTGGCCGTTTACGCTGACCAAGGTTTGAAAGCCCAGGTGGCCGGTACCGCGATCGCAATCGTACTTCGCGACCTGCAGACGCAGGCGATTAAGAACGCTGACGCCTGGGCAAAAAACAAAGTCGCAGTGTTCGATGCCGGCGGGGAGATGCGAAAACTAGCTGACATCATCACGGATCTTGAAAAACGCATGGTGGGACTGTCCGACCAGGCCAAGAAGGAATTGCTGCTCGAACTCGGCTTCAGTGACAAGTCGATGGCGTTCACCACTCAGTTGATCGGTACGAGTGATCAGATTCGCAAATACGAGGAAGAGCTGCGGAGCGCGGGAAACGCCACCCAGGAAGTTGCGGACAAGCAGATCCCGGCACTGACGGCCGCGTTGGAACGGTTGAAGGCCAGCTGGTCACTATTTTCCGATGGGGCCAGCGAGCTGGCGGCGCCGTTTATTGATTCTATGGCGGGCACGAAAGAGGAAGTGGGTATGCTGAACACTGCCTTTGCAAAGACCTTGGATCTACTGGAAGTCTTCGGGATGGGCTGGGATCTGGCGTCGCTGGGTGTGAAGGCACTTATGAATCCGCTTGCTTCGGTCAACATGATGATTCTTGTGGGGAAGGCGTACGTTCATGATTGGCTCTATTCGCTGGGATTAGTCAGCGGACAGACCCGGTTGGCCGTCCTTGGCGAAATTGAGGAATTCAAACGAGAAAACAAAGCGTTTCTGGATGAAACGGACACCATCATCGACGGGCTGAGCGAAAAGTTTATGGCACCCCAATCAGCCGGCGAAAAATACCTGGAGTCACTTCGTCGGATGCGTGAACCGCTGGACTCAGCCCAGGGAGTCAACGGACCGGACGAGGCCGACCAAGCTGCACAGAAGGAGCTTTCACGATTGGCGGCAGAGCGTGAAGCTGCCGAGACGGCTGCTGAGGCCGTCGCAAAAGCGAGGGACGATCAAGCCAACGCAGCTCGGGATCGCGTCGAACAGACAAAAAAACTGATCGACACGATGAAGGAGGAAGTCGCCACCTACGGCATGAGTGCCGAACAAAAGCGTATTCATCGCATGATGGCTCTCGGTGCAAGTACCGAGGAAATCGCTCAGGTCAAGAAATTGCAAGCGGAACTCGCGAAGCTTAGGAAAGAGGAAGCTGAGCGGGCCCGCATCCAACAGGCTTTGGAATCGACAAAAACACCTGAAGAAAAACGCGCCGAAAAGATTCAGGAGATCCGTGGTTGGCTGCAACGCGGCATGGTCACGATGGTGGATGCAATGAAGCTGATGAAACAGGTGCGAGAAGAGTTTGAAAAACCGCTCACTCTGGGAACGGTTGATGGCATCGACGCAGTGAAATTCGGTTCGGCAGAGATGGTCCGGTCGGTGGCTGCCCGCCGCCAGCAACTTCTACTCGAGCGCCAGCAAGCTGCCCGAGAGGCCAAAGTTAACCAACCGATGCGACAACCTCCCAGGCGGGAGGTCACCATCCATACGGAAGTAGTGCCTGCACTTCAAAACGATGGCACCGAAGGGAAAGAGTCGAACCGGTTGCTGACTTCGATCAATGATGGGATTCGCGTCTTGGTCGATAAAATTCCCGCATTGTCGGGGTCCGACATCTAA